One Paenibacillus sp. SYP-B4298 genomic window, TCATATCGAACAACGGCCGCAGCGCCTGTGTCATCAGCTCCATCGCCCCAGATGCCCGGAACATGCTGATCGCAACCATCATGCCGACGAGATGAGGAATAATCTGAATGGCGGTATCGAACCCGCCTTTGGCTCCCTCCACAAATGACTCATAGACAGGCACCCTGCGAAAGGCAGCGTAGAGCGGAATGAACACAATCATCATCGGTATCGCCCATATGGACAATACCGACACGATCTCATACACCGGACTTCACCCCTTCCGCAACTTGCCTGGCTTGCTGCTCGGCTGCTCCGTGCTTCGGAGAGCTGCCGCGGATATCCGCTGAACCGATCGAGGGGGGCGGTGTCCGCTTGCGATACCAGCGATCCGCCGCGATGGCGGCAGCCGTCGCGATCGCTGTCGCCACTAAGGTCGTGCCGACAATCTCTGCTGGATGGGCAGAGTCAAAATTCATACGAATCGCAATCAGTGTGGTCGGCACCAGCGTAATACTGGAGGTGTTGAGCGCTAGCAGTGTGCACATGGCAGGCGTCGCTGTCTCCTTGTCCGGATTCAGCTTCTGCAGCTCCTGCATGGCCTTGATTCCCATCGGGGTAGCGGCATTTCCCAGGCCGAGTATATTCGCGCTCATATTCGTCATGATGTACCCGATCGCCGGATGATTGCGCGGCACATCTGGAAATAGATAACGAACCAGCGGCCCCAGCATACGAGCCAGCTTCTCCAGCAGGCCCGCATCCTCGCCAATACGCATCATCCCAAGCCAGAACACGAGAATGCTGATCAGGCCGAAGCTGACCGTCACTCCGGTCTTCGCCCCGTCGAATGCTGCCTCCGTGACCGCTTCAACGTTGCCCGTTGCTGCAGCAAATCCAAAGCTGACCACGATCAGCAGCAGCCAAATCCAATTGACCATGCGCTCCCCTCCTCTACCCGAATAGGCTACGAATGACTAGCTGTACCGATTGCCTCCATGTGCGTGTCCGCCCCGACGTGTGTGCCAGGCTCGGCGTCGCATCCTCCTGGGCGTGCTGCAGCGCTGCATCACGAACTGCGACCGTGGCAATCTTGTCCTCGCCCAAAAAAAGCTCCAGCCCCCCGCGAGCACCAAGCTCATATTCGGTACTGCCCTCTGCCTGAACGATCAGCTTCGTTCGAATGGCGCTATACTCCTCATCTGTCAGCGGGTAGCGGAAGGTACGGACGACCTCGAACGGATAGCCTTGTATGCGTTGCCCGCTGCCTACCAGCTTGCGCAACGGATAATGCTCGAAGCCCCAATCCAGCATCGCGGCATGATCGGCCCAGTCATTGCCATCATTGAGCGTGACAGCGGCAAGCTGCTGTCCCCCTCGAGTCGCTGACGATACGAGCGTGCGGAAGGCTTGCTTCGTGTAGCCCGTCTTCACTCCGTCTGCGCCTTCATATAAGAAGAGCATCTTGTTTTTGTTGCGCCACGAATAATCACGGTCACTGACCTGCTTCATGCGTGTCTTTACGATCTCGCGAAACTTCGGGTTGCGCAGCGCATAGGCGGTCAGCTTCGCCAGGTCATTCGCCGTGGAGTAGTGCTCCAGATGATCTAACCCATGCGGATTCGTAAAATGTGTATTCCCCAGACCCAGCCATTGCGCTTTCTCATTCATCAGAACAACAAAGCCTTCCTCCGATCCACCCACATGCTCGGCGATTGCCGTAGCCGCATCATTGCCAGAGCGCAGCATTAGGCCGTATAGCATATTATGCAGACTCATCTCCTCGCCCAGCTTGAGATAGATTGAGGAGCCCTCCTTACCGAATGCCCTCTTGCTTACCTTAACCATGTCCGACAGCTCACCCTGTTCGATCGCGACAATAGCCGTCATTATTTTGGTCAGGCTGGCGATCAGCATCTTATCATCGCCATTGTGAGAATAGAGTATTCTCCCAGACTCGACATCAATCAGCGCGGCTGCCTTGGCATGCGTAACCGGTTCAGCAGGCGCTCCGGCCGCCTGCATCTTAGGCGCTGCAGGATAGAGGGCAAGTAACAGCCCGAATAGGAGCGGTAACACCAGTAGACGATTGCAGCGGATGCCTGTCACGTTCATTCCTCGCTTTCCATATCTTTGACCCTGTAGGGTCGTAGCCTGCTGCTCCGGCAAGCCCGAACCGGACAGGCGCTTCTCGTACATATATATGTAAGCGGGACAAGGGATATGTCGCCTCCACCAGTAACCATATATGGTAAATTTATTAATGGAAATGGTTTACTATTTATGTTTTGGGTGGTACAATCCGATGAAGCCATAGGGTCTTATACTATAATTTGGAGGTAGAATATGAAACGAAGGTTTTTAATGATCATGCTTGTACTAGCCATGACCTCCTCTCTATCCTTATCAAGTTCTGCATTTACAGAACCACCGTCTTCTAATAAGAAGACAATTGAACCAGCCCTAACAGATGTCGCCAAAGTGGTCGAACTTAAAGATGGATCTATTGAAATTTATCCTTATGATCCTGATGCATTCATTGAACAGATGGGGATTAAAAAGCCAAGTCCAGATGCTCAACTTGTTCGTATTAAGCGTGTAAAAGGCAAAAGTAGCGGGCAAGAGGTACAAGAATTGAAAGAAAGGAATATAGCAGCAGCACCTTTTTTAGGACTATATGTACAGAAAACAGGTACAAGTACGGGCACTTCACCAGATCGCATTGCTAGAGGCAGAATTATGTGCTCTATTACTTCCGGATGTCAAAATTTAAGAGTAGAAATCAATACTACAGATTCGGTTTATGCTGAATTTAGTGCTAACTATGAAGTAAGTGCAGAGGTTGTAAGTGCAGGAGTGGGATATACAATTGGTTCTTCGAAATCTGTAACTATCACTGGGTCTGAAACAAGAGCAGTACCATATAATAAATATCTCGTGATAGACGCATATCCAAGAATTGAAATTACGGGATTCGAAATTTTTGACAAAGGTATTTTTTCTACCAAAAAGGTCGGCTCAGGTTCCTCCTGGCGTGCAGTTAACAATGAGATGGATTTTGTAGTGTGGATTCAATAAACTCGTATTGAATTGTTGCCTTTGTACGAAGGAATAGCAATAACCAACATTATATATGACGATGCTCAATTTCGGAATTCCTAACCTAATATCCCCTCATGGTAGACAGTGAAAAAAGAGTTCATGTTATTATGAGCTTTGCGCTGTTAACCGGAGGGGATTTTACATGTTAAAATCCAGGCTCTACACAGAAATCAGTGCTTGACTGGATAAAGGATATATAAAAATGAAAAAACATCTGCTATTCCTGTATTGTTGAAAGTCCTACCCAACAACAAGTGAGGAATAAACAGATGCAAATCCAGTATATCAATGAAAGCTCGATTTACCAGAACTTACGATAAGTCAAATCTTGTTTATAGATAATGATGAGCTTCATATGGAAGCCCTGCTTGCGAACCATAAACACGCCTGTCCCTGCTGCAAATCGGATCAAGCGGTCATTCGCAAAGGATACAACGACATGCGGAAGATTCGACATCTTGCTGTATTTGAGAAGAAAACCTACTTGTGCGTACCAAGCATACGCATGTATTGCGTGAATTGTGACCTCGGTTTTGGCTGGGTGTATGATTTTGTTGGCCCCAAACAGCGTTATAGCCATTTGTTTCGTTCACGCATTGTCGCACAGGCACTCGGTTCTACGGCGGTTCATAGCGCTCGGATGCAACAAGCGCCGATCAGCACCGTGCAGGATATGCACAACCAGGCTGTGCCGGTACTTTGTCAGCAACTCATCGAATAAGCATGGGAGAAGCACAAAAGACCCGTGATTTGGTGCTCGGCATCGATGACTTCGCGATCAAGAAAGGTAATACCTACAATACCGGCATTCACAAGCTCAAAGGAGAAACCATGCTGGATCTGCTGCCTGGAAGGAAATTAGACGATCTACGTGCGTATGCCAACGAACATTCGTCATTTCGCATGCTACAGCCCAAAGCAGTCGTGATGGATTTGGCCCCAGCCTACCACACTTGGATTCGGGAGTGTTTTCCCTCTGCTATCCGGGTTGCTGATCGGTTCCACGTACACGGTTTTGTGATTGATGGTGTGCAAGAGGTGCGTAAGACGGTTCAGCAGACCCTCTCGCCGCGAGCAAAGGCGCATCTGAAGGCCAATCATCGCTTGCTGACACCACCCGCGGATTGCGGGTGGTGTCAGCTTCGCTGGTACTGCTCCTAAACAGAGCTAACCTTTTCTTGAATGTCAAAATGCCCCTATCGCCCTCCATGATCGGGAATGTCAATCTGATTGGTTAGTCGCTTGTTCTCGCAATCACGTTTACTTTACTGACCATGGGGCTATATTACCACGCCACTATTCATGTGGAAGGCAGGTTTACAGATGGATCTCATTGTCGTTAGAATCGAAGAACTTTACCGATACAACCTGGTGCTTGCTTCGGACAAAGGACTCCAGTTCAATAATATAGGTACGTTCTTGGTTATCCATTAACAATTCTTTTTGGAATTCCCCGTCCATAAACACCTTACAATAGGTGGATTGGTTCAATAATTGATTGTCGTTAATCATCAGTCCACCATTTCGTTATGCATCGCGGGATCGCTCGCTGTTTGTCCCGCAAGGACAATACAGTTTATGGCGTCTGACATACTGGCTTTCCTACAAGGCTACATGGGGAATGTACCGGATGAATTTGTATATGATTTTCGAATTAATTCAAGAACTGGAGAGAATGATTTTCAAGGTATATTCATAGAAAATTGAACTTCCAAAACACCTCACTCACGCATTCGTGGCATTCGGCCCTCGTTCCGTAAGTTTTAGTTGAAGCGGTGCTATCGGGTAACTCTGTACAGGCTACGCCGGAGCCAATTGAGCCATCGTTCCGGTGAGTGAGATCCACTTTTCCGGAGGGTGAGCCAGTTAAAGAATCACCCTTTCCGTCCCCGAAAGGGTGCAAGCCCCCCTGCACCCCTTCACTCGCAGCGCGGCAACTCCAGTAGTTTCTGCTGGGGATTAAAAGTGTGAAGGAGTTGGCCGACGCAGGTCAAGGATAAAATGAACACTTCGCGGCTTTGACTTGCTCATTTTGGGCATGGTTCCCTTCACCGGAGAGCTGGCTCATTTTCTCCAGAGACCTGGCTCACTCATGACCGGAATTATATTTCAAGTATGGTGTAAGTAATATCATCGCTACTATTGTTTGCTGCAGCCTCTCTAAAGCATCTTCAACTTTTTGTAATAAGCTAATAGGTTCAAACAAAACGTTTAGTTCACTTAGGCAATTTATTACCACTTGTAACAATTCTTGTACTTCAGGCGATTCATTTTCATTTAATATTGTTATACATTTTGAGATGTCATTATTGGCAGCCTTAGCACACTCAACTATTTCAGCTAACAGCATGCTCAGATATTCCGACAAACCTTCATCTGTAACATGTTGGTACTCATTTACTTCTTCAATGACCTGATTGTACTGGAGCGAAAGCAATTTTAACTTCCCTGTTTGTGCGATCGCATTTCTCCATTCACTAAAAGGTGATCCATCTATTTTATAAAAAGAGTATATCTCCTGAGGAATTTCTACTGGAAACATGGAAGAAAAATGTCCGCTAGCATCAAGAATCTGATGCATAGGCATTTCAAATCCTCCGAATATAGGAAGACCTTTATACAATGGTACAAACACCATTTTTGACCAGCATGTCTCCAATACCCACATTGAACTATTAAAGTTCAAAGCACTAGACCAAGCTTCTCGAAACTCTCGAATAAGAAATTTATACTGATCTTCTATTTTATTGTTGTCGGTCAATAAATCTTCAAATAATAAGTATTTGGTTCCATTACCTTCCTCTAAATTGCTATCAAACACTAAAATCTTGGGGCTTAGTGAGGAAATAACTCGTTTAAAACCATTGATTATTACTACTTCTGACTTTTCAAACCTTTGCCGCGCATTATATGATAAACCGAATCCACGAAGTTTTTGTTCTAAAACATTTCCCCACAGATTTAAAGCAGTCAACATCAAATCTTTTTCTTGGTTAGCAAAGTTTGAATACCCACGATCGGTATACGGTAAAAACAGTGATTTATATTCCCCCTGCAAGGCTTGCATTCCTTTAGCAGCTTCATATAAGTTTATTAATGACAAATTCGATTGAGTATCTTCATTTTTAATACGTGAAACAACGACTTCAATATATTGGTTTAAAAAGTTTTGTAGACCAGATATCAGTTGCCTCAATGCCTTTTTAAAATTCTTATATGGTTGTATAGATATGTTGGTGTTTTGTGGTATTAATTTTGAGTTTAATGAAGAGCCTTCACTGTTTAAACCATAAGGATCTAACACATTTTTAGGCAAAAGAAATTCCTTTATACATATCTTCTGTAGAGATTGTATTTTTGACAAGGTTGTTTTTGCTTTTGTGTTATCCCAATATCGTTTTTTATAGAGGCTATCTATCAATTTTATAAATTCATCTAAGATCTCTACAGTTAATTTCCGAAAAGTCGAAACTTCTTCCAAATAAGATATCCAGTCATTGGGTCGGTGAATCAGTTCAATTCGCGCAATTAACCATGAATTCACCTCTGTAATCCACTGATCGGGACGGTCCTTTTTGAGAATACTTTTTGCGTAATCTAAAGGATTAATCCCTATTTCTCTTAATAAGTCTATACCGACCAATTGTACTGCAATGGAATCCTTCGACGGGTACAATCGGCTAAGAAGTTTCATCATATTCATGGTCCAGTAGTGATTTAGGTTCTCATGCTTCTCCTTCTCATTCCCGTCACGAAAAAATGGGGGTACGAAACTGCAATCTACTTCGAAACCTGTTATACCCATCTTTATAATTTTATATTGCTTAATAATTCTTTCTCGTAAAATGATCTCACACTTATTATATAAGTTTTGAAACCCTTGATGGTGCATGCCAGAAACAGCATCTACTTTACTTTCAATTCCTCCTGCACTCATCTGAGATATAATTTCTTGATCCTCAAAGTGTAGCTTCAGTTGCTTTTTGCGTAATGCTGACCAAAATAAAGTATAACCAAAGCTGGACCACTCAAAATCATTTATTGGGATACCTTTAGGAGGACATGAGAAGTTTAACCATCTATCAGTTATTGAATACGAAAGTACGTAGCTCGTAAGGGATTTCTTTATCCTCTCAAGATAGGGGAGAATTTGTGAATTGAATTGAATAAGACTGGTAGCAGCAAACACTCCTGGACATAATTCTCCAGTAATGTCAATAGGCATAAATGGAAGCCATCCGGCCCCTCTTTCTGAGACAAGACTTTCAAGCACTACTTGATTTTCTTCCACATATTGTTTGACATCGAGCCATAGTATTGTATTTAAAGTATTTCCATAAGCAATCCAATCTTCATACCGAATTTTTGCAATTTCACTGATTAAATCGTCATTCAAATCATTATTCGTAAAATAGTGAAAAAGAAGTATCTGCGGAAAGCGAGTTTCTACACAATTCAGGCTTTGTAATAATATATCTTTTTCGCTATGGATCATTTGGTTAATCAGGATGTAATAAATTATTTCTGCTCTAAGTGGATGAAGTGCCACAATGACTTTTCTATCCTCTGATCTGCGGATTAAATATTCGTCACTCATTCGCTTTAACGCTGCTACGATAGTATTACATTGTACTACTTGTTTTACCTTGTCGAACCGTACAGGAATGTCTAGTTTACCTGCGTAACAAACGAGTAATAATAGATTTAGCCAGCTATCTTCTGGACTTTCATCAATCAATCTATTAATTTGAGCATTCAAACGATGCTTTAATGTTTCATTATTATTAAGGAGATACATAAATTCTAATAAAGGTCCTCTATATCCGAACTGCCTCCAAGCTTCCTCAAAAGTTCGAAATGAATTATGAGGGATATCTCGTGTTATTTTATTATATATTTCAATTGCCTCATCTTCTGATAGCATTAATTCAATCAACTCAAAAGTAACTTCACTCATATCCACGTTAGACTGCTTAAAATCTTCTTCACGAATTGATACAATTATAGGAAGTTTAATTCCTCGTATTTGTAGCTCCCTAAGCAACCAGGTCCAATGTAGTTGGCCAGAATTTACATCAATGTAAAGAGCAATCTGTTCAGAATGCTTCGACAATCCAGAAATTGCCTTGACTAGATTCTCAGCTTGCCCCTGCGTTTGAATTTGCCTTACACAAAACACAAGTTCTTCGGGAAAGTTATTAAATAGATATTTGTAACACAACGATGTTTTACCTTGACCTGAGGCTCCCTTTACAATCACTGCTTTGTTTTGCGCAATAATGACTTCGATCTTCCTAAGCCAACTTATTCGTTCAACATCCAAAGAAGAACGTATATGTGCTGGATGTGCAGATACGCCCTGCGTATACTCAAGTTTCAATTCATCATAACTCTTATGGCTTTTAATATCAGACAATCGTATTAGAGAGCTTCCATATTCTCTAAAGTATCCATCTAAAGAAGCCATATCGTTACCGATCTGATGTATTTTTTCTAACCATATAGCCTTTGAAGTGAATCCTTTAGTTTTTGATAAGTTCGATACATATTGAATCAAAAAATCCTGCATAATATTGGAAGCAATCATTGTTGGAATGTAACCTTTAATCTGATCTTCTATTGCTAATTGGAGGGTATCCTTGTTAGCCTTCTCAAATACCATTCGATCCATGAGCCACTTAGCTTCTTCTTTTAGAATGCCATGGTGTTTGATAAGTTTATCTTCGATTTTTTTTAATGAATCAGCGTGCTTCTCAGCTAATCCTAAAAGTTCGTCTCCAAGTTCACCAAAATGTACAACTTTAACTACTATAGGATTTTTTTCTTTTTTTTGCAAACTCAATACCCTTCGAAAAAAACCTTCATTCTTCATAGAAGAGCTAGTAGATGAAAGATTTGAAATGCTTAGATTTGCCTCAAGGTCTTTAATCTGTATAATCTCTGAAACTTCACCATCACATTTTATTAATAAGTCTTCCAGTTGCTCAGGGAAGTACTCAAATAAGCCATGATCTTCAACTATTCTAGAAGCAATGTATAAAGTTTGAGAGGAATAGCCTTTCCAAGAAGCCTGTGCTCCTAAATCAGATTTACTAAATTGCAAATTAAGCTCCCTCCTCTGACTTTCAATAAGCATTTTAAAATCATTCAAACTGTTTAAAAGCTCTGACAAGAGCGTTCTTATCACCATTCAAAAAATTATTTTCCATACCTTGGTCCCATTTCTTCACAAAAAAAATTATTTCGGCGAGCAATCCAATCAGGACTATTATACCAGAATTTAGGGTGATGAAGATAGCTTTTGTCGGTTCTTCGGAGCATTACAATGAAGAGGAGGGGAAGAGCTTAAATTAATTGCATCTGCTGTAGGCGATAGTTTTTCCCTGACGACAACCCGAGACCTTAAACCAGACCTTATGAAACAAACGTCTTGCTCGCTGTTGATTCATGGACACAGAGCAGTTTGTATACTGTACAGATATGATTTCTGTCAACGGTAGGGAAGGCTACAAGCTACTCCTGCTGGAAATCAACTTGCCGTTGTCCGACCATAAGGATAGGATCTACATGTTGCTACGTCGTTTTCTTGTTTGAAAAGTATCTCTCGTGTCAGCACTGGCGGAAGTAGCGCCAGTGGCACGATTGCTTCGCTGGAGCGATAAGGAAGGCGTTCCTATCCTACAACGCACCTATTGTGGAACAACTGTGCTCTTGAATACCGAGGTGTACGAAACGATTAAGAAAGAGAGGCGCTAAAGATGTAGTTAAGCACAAATGAGTTCCGCTCCTCTTAATAGCGTCGCCGTGCATATGCTACTATCAGCATTATCCGACGGATATAAAAAGAAACCACATGGAGTTATTACGCTCGCATGTGGTCACAAGTTATTATTTCTTTGCAAGTCGATTTAGAAGCTTCATCCACTTAGGGCCGAATACTTCGCTTGAGCGACCTCCATTGTAATACTCTTGAAACTCAATATGTTTTAGCTGTTCATGAATTTTCTGTCCGACATCTGTTCTTAATAAATCTGAAGATGAATCGGATCGAGAGTAGTAATCGTTGCATGTTACGCATTTAAAAATTGTTGTCTCACCTGAGCCAGATGCATACCAATTAAGTTCCTCTTGACATTCTGGGCAATAGACAGCATACTTACGCCTGATTTTATCTACTAGTGACAGTTCACTTCACCCCAAACAATGTTTTGATCATCTCCTGTTGTGCTGCACTTGGCATATTCCAACCTTGACTCGAAGCATAACCAGACCCAGTAACACTCCATTGTCCATTATAAAATGACATATTGAAACCAGTATCTGCTTTAGTCAAACCCAGAGAACGATGAGAAATTGTATATCCAACATTTTGAACGTGTGCTTCTATAGTACCATCACTTCTTATTATTCCAGTAATTGGTCTATTGACCTCAAGTGCTTTGAGAGCAAGATTGTTCATTGCTGGAACTTTACTAAGAGCTTTACTACCTGATAATATCTTCAACATTGCAGCAGTTCCACCTGCCAATGTCGTTGTATTGTAGGTAAACGTGCCTGTGGTAGCGACCTCCATTGCGAGTATGCCTGATGCAGGAGATGATAATACTGTTCCAGTTAGAACACCAGCAGAGAACCATTTCACTGCATCCGTCCATGTCCAATCACTTTTAGCCATATATGCCAGTTGTTGACGAGTTGAATTACTCGCACCCTCAAATGCCGCCACATCCTCAGCTTTCCAACGTGCATATCTGTATTCTAAAGGGTAACTATAGGTCTGTAATGGGCCGACAAAATTCTTGCCATTTTTAATTAGATCGCCATCATGAAGCATGTCATCGCTATACATTGATGTAGAGCTATTACACGCCCCAGAGTGTGACCAATAACCATCAGCAGACTCGCACCAGTTACCTGTTGGATCGATATAGATTAACGGATTATTATGCACGTAAGTGTATAGGTTTGGGCTTAACGGATTCCCAAGTTCCCCCTCATACGTATCCTCACTAATAAACCTGCCCATCCCCGGATCATACCAGCGCGCTCTCAGGTACTGCAGATCGCTGCTCTTATCCCAGTACTCGCCCGAGTAGCGGAACGGGTTGTCTACGCCTTCCACCGTAACCAGCGGCTTACCCCACAGGTCATACTCATACTCGTTCACGACCGCTCCGC contains:
- a CDS encoding nucleoside recognition domain-containing protein codes for the protein MVNWIWLLLIVVSFGFAAATGNVEAVTEAAFDGAKTGVTVSFGLISILVFWLGMMRIGEDAGLLEKLARMLGPLVRYLFPDVPRNHPAIGYIMTNMSANILGLGNAATPMGIKAMQELQKLNPDKETATPAMCTLLALNTSSITLVPTTLIAIRMNFDSAHPAEIVGTTLVATAIATAAAIAADRWYRKRTPPPSIGSADIRGSSPKHGAAEQQARQVAEGVKSGV
- a CDS encoding D-alanyl-D-alanine carboxypeptidase family protein gives rise to the protein MNVTGIRCNRLLVLPLLFGLLLALYPAAPKMQAAGAPAEPVTHAKAAALIDVESGRILYSHNGDDKMLIASLTKIMTAIVAIEQGELSDMVKVSKRAFGKEGSSIYLKLGEEMSLHNMLYGLMLRSGNDAATAIAEHVGGSEEGFVVLMNEKAQWLGLGNTHFTNPHGLDHLEHYSTANDLAKLTAYALRNPKFREIVKTRMKQVSDRDYSWRNKNKMLFLYEGADGVKTGYTKQAFRTLVSSATRGGQQLAAVTLNDGNDWADHAAMLDWGFEHYPLRKLVGSGQRIQGYPFEVVRTFRYPLTDEEYSAIRTKLIVQAEGSTEYELGARGGLELFLGEDKIATVAVRDAALQHAQEDATPSLAHTSGRTRTWRQSVQLVIRSLFG
- a CDS encoding RHS repeat-associated core domain-containing protein, with translation MNEYEYDLWGKPLVTVEGVDNPFRYSGEYWDKSSDLQYLRARWYDPGMGRFISEDTYEGELGNPLSPNLYTYVHNNPLIYIDPTGNWCESADGYWSHSGACNSSTSMYSDDMLHDGDLIKNGKNFVGPLQTYSYPLEYRYARWKAEDVAAFEGASNSTRQQLAYMAKSDWTWTDAVKWFSAGVLTGTVLSSPASGILAMEVATTGTFTYNTTTLAGGTAAMLKILSGSKALSKVPAMNNLALKALEVNRPITGIIRSDGTIEAHVQNVGYTISHRSLGLTKADTGFNMSFYNGQWSVTGSGYASSQGWNMPSAAQQEMIKTLFGVK